The following are from one region of the Magallana gigas chromosome 6, xbMagGiga1.1, whole genome shotgun sequence genome:
- the LOC136276169 gene encoding tyramine receptor tyra-2-like — MTNNSTLIECCSSADLNLVGKVTTGIVTCMAIFLNGFVFFVALFSKRLRKSGYNLTTISLSFTDFLTGVSIRPLISYMANDYTVSYDSCTVALAGYMTCVLASTFHVLIIGCLRYYAINKNSLTVFKFELRNAILVIIFTWFLALLTTSVSFLVLVRKDSSSILCNVNNIFKENYKLYFKIHSMILLSCDFVLIAMYIVVGFKLYAPHRLVRRVHPGPNIDVKPPSVTTRSNTEACNYNVSNSSLVTIREMAISKNDTEVVTGEGDDKHNQLPGRSLCVHHGQNGDIKFQTDFGPSNEYFQQPNTTTKKVKSNTNNLDGPDFKPICVFPVKTSEKSEKSLKKGKEQSREESNTKSSIKAQNGSHSSGVKSDNSVDIKRLEVDSSNNERFKTSNNFIYTIRNRNLKSLKTVSIIVLLHVVLNCPYYFCLLVEGFFDGQVSAVIRSTLFGIAILHSVFNPLVYVVTIPGFRQFIKDKVQTLNHYICKP; from the coding sequence ATGACGAACAACTCGACCCTGATTGAGTGCTGCAGTAGCGCAGATTTGAATCTAGTTGGGAAAGTAACAACAGGAATAGTGACGTGTATGGCCATTTTCCTCAATGGATTTGTCTTCTTTGTTGCTCTATTCAGCAAGCGCCTCAGGAAAAGTGGCTACAATTTGACCACCATAAGTCTATCTTTCACAGATTTTCTCACAGGGGTGTCTATTCGGCCGTTGATTTCGTACATGGCCAACGATTATACCGTAAGTTACGACTCATGTACCGTGGCTCTGGCAGGATATATGACTTGTGTGCTTGCCTCCACGTTCCATGTTCTCATCATTGGGTGTCTACGATACTATGCGATCAATAAAAACAGCCTCACTGTGTTCAAATTTGAACTCAGAAATGCAATTTTGGTCATCATTTTCACTTGGTTTCTTGCATTATTGACCACATCTGTATCCTTTCTGGTGCTTGTAAGAAAAGACTCTTCGTCTATCTTATGTAATGTGAACAATATCTTcaaagaaaattacaaattGTACTTCAAAATCCACAGCATGATACTGTTGAGTTGTGATTTCGTCTTGATTGCTATGTACATCGTTGTTGGGTTTAAGCTGTATGCACCACATCGGTTAGTAAGAAGAGTTCATCCAGGGCCCAACATCGATGTTAAGCCACCTAGTGTAACAACCAGATCAAATACAGAAGCATGCAACTACAATGTCTCCAACAGCAGTCTGGTGACCATTCGAGAAATGGCTATTTCCAAAAATGATACTGAAGTTGTAACAGGCGAAGGCGATGACAAGCACAACCAACTACCGGGTAGAAGTCTATGTGTTCATCATGGACAAAATGGTGATATTAAATTTCAAACTGACTTTGGCCCTTCAAATGAGTATTTTCAACAACCAAATACAACGACTAAGAAAGTGAAATCAAACACGAATAACTTAGACGGGCCCGATTTTAAACCCATCTGTGTTTTCCCAGTAAAGACATCTGAGAAATCAGAGAAATCGCTGAAAAAAGGGAAAGAGCAATCTCGGGAGGAATCGAATACGAAATCATCAATCAAAGCACAGAATGGAAGCCATTCTTCAGGCGTCAAGAGCGATAACTCAGTTGATATCAAACGCCTGGAAGTAGATTCATCTAACAACGAGAGATTTAAAACATCGAACAATTTTATCTACACAATAAGAAATCGAAATCTGAAGTCACTAAAGACGGTgtctataattgttttattacatgttgttttgaaCTGTCCCTATTACTTCTGCCTTCTCGTGGAGGGATTTTTCGACGGACAAGTCAGTGCCGTTATTCGCTCTACTTTGTTTGGTATCGCCATTCTACACTCGGTGTTTAATCCTCTTGTTTACGTCGTAACAATACCTGGCTTCAGACAGTTCATCAAGGACAAAGTACAGACTCTAAACCACTACATTTGTAAACCATGA
- the LOC105328007 gene encoding calmodulin isoform X1 yields MENLSEEQIAEMREIFSLFDKDCDGFVDVRELGKVLRSMGLNPTEVEIEDLINQYRDVDDIEDESEDGKLDFTEVIKILAVKTKEPPETEEYLREAFRAFDKDGSGNITLIELRQIMTNHGEKLSDEEVAEMIQEADDGKGEVHYEDFVKLILSK; encoded by the exons ATGGAGAATTTATCAGAAGAGCAGATCGCAG AAATGCGAGAAATCTTCAGTCTCTTTGACAAGGACTGTGATGGGTTTGTAGACGTACGGGAACTGGGCAAGGTACTGAGATCAATGGGACTGAATCCGACGGAAGTGGAAATAGAGGACCTAATAAATCAGTACCGAGACGTGGACG ATATTGAAGACGAATCGGAAG ATGGCAAACTTGACTTTACGgaagtgataaaaattttgGCCGTTAAAACAAAGGAACCCCCAGAGACAGAGGAATATTTGCGCGAGGCGTTCCGGGCGTTTGATAAAGATGGCAGTGGGAATATCACCTTAATCGAGCTAAGACAAATAATGACAAACCACGGAGAAAAACTTTCAGATGAAGAAGTAGCGGAAATGATACAGGAAGCAGACGACGGGAAGGGGGAGGTTCATTATGAAG ATTTCGTCAAACTTATTCTAAGCAAGTGA
- the LOC105328008 gene encoding calmodulin, whose protein sequence is MAQREQIKLSDEQVAEFREAFNLFDKDGDGSITTMELGTVMRSLGQNPTEGELQDMINEVDYDESGTIDFDEFLQMMARKMRDTDTTEELKEAFKVFDKDGNGFISASELRHVMKSLGERLTDEEVDEMIKEADLDGDGQVNYEEFVKMMASGKKDG, encoded by the exons ATg GCACAGAGAGAGCAAATCAAACTTTCAGACGAACAAGTTGCAG AGTTCCGAGAGGCCTTCAACCTTTTTGACAAAGATGGTGACGGAAGTATAACGACAATGGAGTTGGGAACGGTCATGCGCAGTCTGGGCCAGAATCCCACTGAGGGCGAACTGCAGGACATGATCAACGAAGTAGACTATGATG aaagTGGTACGATCGATTTCGACGAGTTCCTTCAAATGATGGCGCGGAAAATGCGAGATACTGACACGACAGAGGAACTTAAGGAAGCCTTCAAGGTGTTCGACAAGGACGGCAATGGGTTCATCAGCGCTTCCGAGCTACGTCACGTGATGAAAAGTCTCGGGGAACGTCTCACAGACGAGGAAGTGGACGAGATGATCAAAGAGGCGGATCTAGACGGGGACGGACAGGTCAACTACGAAG agtttgTCAAAATGATGGCGTCTGGTAAAAAGGACGGCTAG
- the LOC105328007 gene encoding calmodulin isoform X2, producing the protein MENLSEEQIAEMREIFSLFDKDCDGFVDVRELGKVLRSMGLNPTEVEIEDLINQYRDVDDGKLDFTEVIKILAVKTKEPPETEEYLREAFRAFDKDGSGNITLIELRQIMTNHGEKLSDEEVAEMIQEADDGKGEVHYEDFVKLILSK; encoded by the exons ATGGAGAATTTATCAGAAGAGCAGATCGCAG AAATGCGAGAAATCTTCAGTCTCTTTGACAAGGACTGTGATGGGTTTGTAGACGTACGGGAACTGGGCAAGGTACTGAGATCAATGGGACTGAATCCGACGGAAGTGGAAATAGAGGACCTAATAAATCAGTACCGAGACGTGGACG ATGGCAAACTTGACTTTACGgaagtgataaaaattttgGCCGTTAAAACAAAGGAACCCCCAGAGACAGAGGAATATTTGCGCGAGGCGTTCCGGGCGTTTGATAAAGATGGCAGTGGGAATATCACCTTAATCGAGCTAAGACAAATAATGACAAACCACGGAGAAAAACTTTCAGATGAAGAAGTAGCGGAAATGATACAGGAAGCAGACGACGGGAAGGGGGAGGTTCATTATGAAG ATTTCGTCAAACTTATTCTAAGCAAGTGA